The DNA segment TTGGTGAGAGCCATCTCGAGTTCCGGTCCCCGCTCGGGATCTCCGACCATCTGGAATTCATCGATAACAACCAATCCGATCTGCTGCAGGACATCGACATTGACCGTCAGCAGACGATTGAATTTTTCATATATCACGAGCGCCAGATCGAAATTCCCCAGTTCAAAATCGATATCGTTCTCGGGGTGGTCGCCGGTAACAATAATAATTCGGATGCCGATGTTCTTATAGCAGGTCCGAAAATGCTCATACTTCTCTTCGGCAATCGACTTCAACGGCAGGAGCATCACCGCCTTCTTCCGCTTCAGAAGGGTCGCCATCGCGGCCATCTCCCCGCAGAATGATTTCCCGGCCGAGGTCGGCGCGGAGATAAGAAGATTTTCAGCCATGCCATATCTATCATGCGGCAGAAGTCCGGCCCGGATCGCCTTTTCCTGTAGCGGGAGAAGGTATTCTCCCTGGCGGTTCTTCCAGGCATCGAGAATCATCTCCGGTATATCATATTTGGCCAGTTCTTTCAGCCGCATAGCATCCTCCTCTCTAAATTCGATCTCTCAACCGCAACTTCCGAAACCACAAACCGGGCAGGAAAAACAGCCGCCGAGGCGAATCAATGTCACTCCGCAGTCGGGGCAATTGACATTGGGGCCGGCCGCGATTGCCGCACCGGCTATCAGTCCGGCCGTCTCCATTCCCCGGGAAACGGCAATCGGAACCAAATCGGTATGATTGTCATGGTTTGTCATAATATTCAACTCCTTCTTGAATCTTTATCGACGCAAAAGCAAAATACTGCACATTTGTGCAGTTGTCAAGCGATTTCTTCATTGTGGATTAAAAATTTTACCTATCTATATATAGACAATATCGGGACAACATCACAATATATGGTATTTTAAAAAATAAATAGAAGATCGCAAGCCACAAAATATTCCATAAATGTCCAAAGGCAGGGCGTTTTGACCCTGCCTTTGTTTTGTGCTCAATGTATGTGAGGCCTACTTGAGCAGGAGCATCTTTTTCGACGCCGTAAAATCGCCGGCAGTCAAGCGATAAAAATAAATCCCGGTCGGTAAAATGCGACCCGAATTATCCGTTCCATCCCAACGCACAATCTTGTATCCAGCACCATCACTTCCCGAAAATGCCCGCACTTTCTGACCTACAATACTGTAAATGCCCAATTCCCAGTCAGTCCGGATCGGCAAAGCAAAGCGGATATCTGTTGCCGGGTTAAACGGATTCGGATAATTCTGATATAAGGCAAAAGCCCGTGGCAATGAAAGCGCGGAACCCTCATCAAGGCCGGTCGGATAATCGTTGACAACATCAAGGTTAATCACTTCACCCAAATATCCGGCCGCGAGGCTGTAAGATAATTGCGGCGCAGTACCGGAAAAAACAATCTCCAGAAGTTTCTGCTCTTCTGTTCCGATACTATCATCGACAAGAATTCGCAGAGAATCATCCGCCAGATTATATCCCATTAAATCTATTCCGTCGCCGGGTATAATCTGATATGAGCCCAGATTCGGCGCGTGGAGATTCAAAAATATGGCCCCTATCGGGATATCGAATTTGCCGTAGACGGTCAACGAAGTATCACCCAGAACCAAATTCAGCGAACCGCTGGAGGAGGAATTCTGTTTGGGAAAGGGCGGAATGACGCCGTCAATTATACGATCCAGATAAGTATAATCCTCTATTGTCAAAACTATGCCGTCTGCATTAATATCGGTTGCCGCAATTTGACCTTCTCTATTTATGGTAAAGGCGCTCATCCCCTGAAGGAACCAATTGGCGAACGTGATCAGGTCGGCGATCTCGTTACTGATTCCGTTTAAGTTGATATCACCGCGTGAATCAATCGTATCGGCGCATATGATATCTATCTGCCCGTCAATAAAATCGACATAGCGGATTGTGCTGAAACCCCAGACGCTATCATCCAAACAGAATTGCGGGGCGCCGTTGAAAGTGGGAAAAGAATCGTACAAATTTGTGATTTCCCGGCTTTGATCAAACACCCGGGATGATATGGCGCTCTCCACAAACCTTCCGCTGGTATCGGAATGCCTGCGCATCAGAATCGCATTATCCATGCAATCATCCCAGAAAAACCGCAATGGAAGAGTCTGGCATTCCCAGATACGGTCGTTGGTCACATTGAAGTCGACGGAGAACAATATTGTACCATCGGGAATCTCCACCCGAGACGGAGGCGGGGTCAGACTGCTTGAGGCATATCCCACGACACTCACTGCGCCCGGGGGGCAGGACAGGCAGCGGGGCGCAGGATTGTAAGTATATGAGAAATATTCCCATTCATATGGACCCGGACTTTCAAATATTACTCCCGGGGTCGCGCTGGATAGTGAGAGGGCCACCAAATCAAAGGCGATCCTGAAATGAAACGCCCAGAGTTCTTCACTCCCCTTGACCTTAATCACCGGGACTATCGCATGATGGCCCTGAAGAACTTTTTCCAATTTTCCGATTTCAAACGCGAAAGGAACGACTTCCGCTACATTGAATCTCACTGAGCACTCATCAAAAAGGCCTCCGCAATCGGTAACCCGGGCTGTGAAATTTATGATTTTCCCCTGGTCTTCGGGTAACTGCGCTTGGTAGGTAAGGATACCCAATGAGTCAATTCTATAGGGGCCGGACGGGACCGGATCAACAGCAGTAATACTCCAGGAAAGATGATCCCCTGAATCGGGGTCGCCGGCGGCGAAATATGCGTGAGACGGGTAGTCGCCCGCAATTACTTCCGTATCGCATCCCCGCGAGATTTCCGGCGCCGAATTCCCAATGATCAAATTAGACAGGCAGTGTTCAACTTCTGACCCCGTCAAAGAATGGAATCTGTCGGTGGCAGCGATATCCAGCGCCAGGCTCTTCCCAAAATCACTGCACTCTGGAGAATACGTCCATCTCCCCGTCAAAGAGTCAATCGTTCCGGGACCGGAAGCGATGCTGTACAAGACAGTATCATTCTCCCAATCAAGGGCGACAACGTCATAGGTCATCAATTGTCCCGCTTCGCCGACTATGGATGACGGGCAATTGTCGAAAATGGGAGAACGATTGGGGTTATTTCGGATGGTCCAGCACTGTTTTGTGAACGATGGAACGGGGTCTTCAAAAAGCCAGCCATAAACATAATTTTCATTTCCGCCGCTGTCGATACATATCGTCCCTATCGTGTCCGGCACGGTCAGCGATATTGACAGGGCCCTAAATTCTCCCGTCTCGGAGGGCAATCCTGCGAAAGTGGCGATTCCGACAAAACAGTACATATTCGGCAATATGGAATCCCAACTTTCGGTGTAGGAAGTATAAAAATTATCCCAATAACTTAAAAAGTCGTTCCGAGGGAATTCATCCGGATTCCCGAAGTAAACTTTGGAGGCCCCGTCTTCTTCGTTTATCGTAAAGGGGCTTGACCAAACGTTTCGGGAAAACTGGGAAACACCACAAGATGCGTATATATCAATTGAAAATGGAATATTGGGAGAGATATACTTGACGCCGTCGTGGGTATAAGCCCCCACGCCGGAAATATCGGCACGGATGACTATTTCGCCCTGTCCGAAAACAGTTCCTCCTAATAGCATTAAGGATATTAATATCCCCATCAGTTTCAACGAATTCATCACGCCTCCTGGTAAAACATTGACCTCAGGATTGGAGCTTGCACTCATGATCAGGGACGGCGGGCGGGACCTGATAAATTTTATTTATTAAAAACAACCTTACAGGTACATTATAATGGGAAAGCAATATTTGTCAATCAATTTCAAACACTGAAATTTGAATTTATGTCTTTTATCGACGATCCAATCCACAATTAATTAAAGATAAAGGCAGGGCTTTTAACCCTGCCTTTATCTTTGTGCCCATGTATGTGAGGCCTACTTGAGCAGGAGCATTTTTTTCGAGGCCGTAAAATCACCGGCCGTCAAGCGATAAAAATAAATCCCGGTCGGCAGAGTCGTACCGTTATCATCGGTGCCATCCCACCGGATTGTCTTGTACCCGGCGCCGTCACTGCCGGAAAAGCCCTGTACCTTCTGGCCCGCAATATTATAAATATCCAGTCGCCAGTCGGTTCTTGTCGGAAGAGCAAATCTGATTTCGGTCACAGGATTGAACGGATTGGGACGATTCTGCTCCAGGGCAAAGGAAATCGGCAAGGGAGAATCGCCCGTCACCGGAATATCGGTGGGGTGTTCAAATAATTTGGCCACCGTTACCTTTTCGCCAAAATACCCCGCCGCCGCACAATAGGCCAGCTCCGGAAGGGGCCCTTTGCAGGCGATCTCGAACAGGGTCCGTTCCGCTGTGCCGATACTATCGGTCAGCAAAACTTTAAGACTGTCATGCGAAAGAGCGCTTTTGACATCACCGCCGATATCATAATTTTGCAGCTCCGGTGCGTAGAAGCAAAGATGGACCGCTCCCACGGGCAAATCGAATTTGGAACGTACGATTATGGAGGAATCTGTTTCCACAAATGTTAGAGTTCCCGTAAACGCGGGATCTATCGGCGCTCCGGGAGACATGGTCCCGAATATGATTCTCAGCATATAAACGTAATCTTCGAGCGTAAGTGCTTCGCCGTCCAGATTGATGTCCGACTGGGCGGCCTGCATCTCGGGGTTAATGGCCAGAGCCTGACGCCCGTAGATAAAGAAGTTGGTAAATATGACGGCATCGGCGACTTCGTACGCGATCCCATTGAGATTAATATCCCCGACCGTCACGGTGCTATCCGGGCAGATAATGCCGATACCACCATTGTGAAAATCAATGAAACGAAGCGGCGGCGGCCCGGAAGTGCCCCCTTGAAGGCATTCATTTAGAGCCCCGGTATATGTGGGGAAAGTGCCCTGCGGATTGGTTATTTCACCGTCAAAATCAAAAACACGCGATGACAGGGCGGTGCCGATATTGAAAGCCAGAGTGTCACCGCGATTTCGGAACGCCAGCAGATTGTCGCCGCAATCGGCCCAATAGAATTGAATCGGCAAATACATGCATTCCCAGACGGGACTTTCCGAAACCATGAAATTCATGTTGAAGATTACAGTATTATCCGGGACGAGTTTTGTTAGCGGATGGTGAATACCGTCATTCATATCGGCGATTCCGGCTACTCGTATCAGGCCCGACGGGCAGTTGTCGCCGCAATTTACAGATGGGCCGAAACGGGCGCTGAAATACTCCCATTCATACGGCCCCGGATTCTGATACAACACGCCCGGCTCCGCCCCGGAGAAGGAAAGCGCCAGGGCATTATAGGCAATCAGAAAATCGAATCCCCATATTTCTTCGGTCCCCGAGTTTTTAATTACCGGAACCTGGACATTCCTGCCCTGATGCATCACTTCCAGAAACCCGATATTTATGCCGAAAGGCAGGCGGTCGGTGACAGCGAAGGTTACTTCGCAACTGGAACTATCCCCGGCGCAGTCGCTGACTCGTACTGTAAAATCAAAATCTATCCCCTGATCCGCCGGCAGTTGCGGCGTAAACGACAAATGCCCCGTGGAATCGATGAAATATGTCCCGGCCGGGGACGGATTGACATCCGCTATTTCCCAGTTAAAAATATCACCCGGATTGGAATCGTTGACAATAAAATTGGCCTGGGCCGTATACCCTCCGGCCTGAAGCGTTGCCCCGCACGGTCCCGAAATGACCGGTGCACTGTTATATACGTTGATATCTGGGGTGCAATGCTCCGTCATCGGCCCGGTGGCGCTGTGGAACCTGTCGGTGGCGGCAATATCGAGACTTATGGTTTGACCGACCTCAGAGCAATGGGGAACATAGCTCCATAATCCGCTTAAAGAATCTATCGTGCCCGGCCCGGAAACGATCTGATATTTAATCGTGTCGTTTTCCAAATCGGCGGCCTGGAATGTATATGTCATAAGATGGCCATGCGAACCCGACAGGGAGCGAATGCAATTGGTGAAGGTTGGCGCCTGATTGGGATTATTCTTCACCGGCCAGCAGGTCTTGGTAAAACCGGGCACCGGGTCATCAAACAGCCAGGAATAGACGATGTCCTGATTGCCGCCGCTGTCAATGCAAAGATTACCCAGGGTATCGTTGATAACGATATCGATGGAAAGCATTTTGATTTCGCCGGAATTTATCGGAAATCCATGACTTACCCCGACCCCGACGTAGCAGTACATATTGGGCAAATTTCCATCCCAACTCTCAACATGGCCGAGACTGAAAAGATCCCAATAGGCCTTGAAGACCGGCTGGGGATAAAGGGATGTATCTCCGAAAATGGCATGCGCAACTCCCCCGGAACCGCTGAATGTAAACGGCATCGATAAGGCGGTCCGCTCAATGCCTCCCGGTCCGTTGGTGGCGTAAATATCGACAAATATATGGGCCCCGGGATTAATCGTCTTGATGGATCCGTCGAGGTAAACACCCGGACCGGAAATATCGGCCCGAATCGTAAAGGGATTTTGCGCCAGCGCCGCGCCGCCGAGAACTACACAAAATAACAGCCACAGGAATCCGCCTTGAATTTTCATATGCCCTCCTTCTTTCCCGGATCGGGAGAAGACGAAAAATTAGGATTTACGCAAGGTATGGTTCTACATATGTTTATTTGTGGACAAAACAAATCCTTACTATTTATAATAGGGGCAATTGCGGATTTGTCAATCGATTTTAACATTTGGGAAGACTGAGCGGGAACCGAGACGTTACAAAAATGTTGACCGTTAAAGAATGAATGCTCCTGCCGCAAAGAGAGAAGTATTGGTTTTAACCGCGGGACTGATTTGGTCAGCCGTCGGATTGGCGTTGCTCATTGTCTCATTTGGCTGGCTCAGATCCGGTATGACGGCAATAGCGGTGGATGTAACAGCCGGAATTATCGGCGGTTACCTTATTTACCGTGTCGGTTTTTCCCGGCTGGCGCGCAAAAATCTAAAGCGGATTTATGAACAGTCGCCGGGGAAAGAGAAAGTCTGCTTTTTTGCCTTTCAAAATGTCCGCAGTTACTTCATCGTCATCATCATGATTGCCCTGGGATATACTCTGCGACATTCGCCTCTGCCGAAAGTATATCTGGCCCCGATATATATGACAATCGGGCTGGCCCTTCTTCTGTCCAGTCTGCTGTACTTCGGCCATATCCGGCAACGGAGCCGGCTAATCCAGCGCAAAATTGACCGGCAATGACACCCAGCAATTCACCCGATCCCCATTTTTGAGCGCCGGGACAAACAGGGCCTCCTGGGCCGATTTTACCGCCGCCGGTCCGAAACCGTACCCCTGCGGCGTTTCCGAAGCAATTAATATCCGCATCGGCTCCCCTTCCCTATCTACCAGGATTTTAAGCATGACATTGCCGCCGATTTTATTTTCCTGTGCCTTGACCGGATAATCCGGCAACTTCATCCAGAGAAATTGCGGCAATTTATCGGGGGCAATTTGACTGTCATAAACAACCGTATCACCGTCGCCAATAATGCGGCGGGCCGACAGATCTTCATCGACACCCGGAATAGCCGGAGGAATGAAACTATCCCGAAACGCCAGAGACATCTCCTCATCGTTGTCGGGGGTAGCAAAACCTGGTCTGACGACCAATTGCGTTTGCTCCCCGCCGGGTGGCGAATAGTAAGAAGCAAAAAGCAAGGTGGTCGTCAAGCCGAACAGAAAAATAAACCAATAATATAAATGCGGTGTGAGGGCTCTTGTGTGAGGTAAGCAATACCTCTCCGAAGGCATCAGGCACCTCCTTTTTAAAGAAGGTGCCCGTAAACTTGCCAGACTAAACTGCTACCGGCTCCCGGTCAGGGTAAATTCGACTTGGTACGCTACCCAAACCGCTACCGGTCGTCCATTCTGAATAGCCGGTTTGAACCTGCATTTGTAGGCCGCGGCCACCGCCGCTTCATCAAACCCGGCCTTGGAACCGGACGACTTATAAACCATCGCCTGTTTCACCGTTCCGTCCTTCGTGACCAGGGCCTTGACCCAAACCACGCCTTCCAGACCGGCCTGTTTGGCCAGACGCGGATATTCGGGCGGTTCTTCGTAAATCATTTCCGCCGGAATTTCCGTGGGAACGAATTCGTCAGGCGCCGGCAAATATTCCTCATCCGGAATATCCACCACGATTTTCTGCCCTTTGGCCGCCGTATCCACACTTACATCGGGAGCGACGATCTGCGCCAATTCATCTTTGGATGCAATCGTTACATCCATATCAGGCGCTTCATCATCGGCCACCGGTTTCGGGATACCGACCTTGGGGGCGGCCGCCTTGGGTTGCGCAATATCGATCCGCGGCGGTTTCTTGGCCACGGTCGGAGGCGGACCCAAATCGGCAATCGTCTTGATGATTTGAACGTTTCCGGTGACCATTTCTTCCGCGGTCAAAGCCCGATAGATATAGGTCCCGGCGACAAACAGAACCACCAGCAACAACGCAAACATCGTTCCCATAAACATGTTGCGCTGGTATTTCTGTTTGAGCTCAAAGGCTCCGTAGGGCGAGAATGGCATACTCATGGATTTCGCCATATTTAATTCGCACCTCCTCTCGCCTGTAATGCCGCCTCGACAATGCGGTCATCACTATCCTCCCAGTCTCCAATAGCATAACGATAGGAGAACTTCTCTTCCGGAGTCAACTGATCCGCTTTCTTGCCCAGCTGTTTCGCTTTCTCGGCGTTCCAGGAACGTTCCAGAAGGTCGATTTCGTCGAGGATATCGACCATGGAGTTGTACCGGGCAT comes from the Candidatus Zixiibacteriota bacterium genome and includes:
- a CDS encoding conserved membrane hypothetical protein (Evidence 4 : Unknown function but conserved in other organisms), whose amino-acid sequence is MNAPAAKREVLVLTAGLIWSAVGLALLIVSFGWLRSGMTAIAVDVTAGIIGGYLIYRVGFSRLARKNLKRIYEQSPGKEKVCFFAFQNVRSYFIVIIMIALGYTLRHSPLPKVYLAPIYMTIGLALLLSSLLYFGHIRQRSRLIQRKIDRQ
- a CDS encoding conserved hypothetical protein (Evidence 4 : Unknown function but conserved in other organisms); translation: MAKSMSMPFSPYGAFELKQKYQRNMFMGTMFALLLVVLFVAGTYIYRALTAEEMVTGNVQIIKTIADLGPPPTVAKKPPRIDIAQPKAAAPKVGIPKPVADDEAPDMDVTIASKDELAQIVAPDVSVDTAAKGQKIVVDIPDEEYLPAPDEFVPTEIPAEMIYEEPPEYPRLAKQAGLEGVVWVKALVTKDGTVKQAMVYKSSGSKAGFDEAAVAAAYKCRFKPAIQNGRPVAVWVAYQVEFTLTGSR
- a CDS encoding hypothetical protein (Evidence 5 : Unknown function), with translation MPSERYCLPHTRALTPHLYYWFIFLFGLTTTLLFASYYSPPGGEQTQLVVRPGFATPDNDEEMSLAFRDSFIPPAIPGVDEDLSARRIIGDGDTVVYDSQIAPDKLPQFLWMKLPDYPVKAQENKIGGNVMLKILVDREGEPMRILIASETPQGYGFGPAAVKSAQEALFVPALKNGDRVNCWVSLPVNFALD
- a CDS encoding hypothetical protein (Evidence 5 : Unknown function), which translates into the protein MKIQGGFLWLLFCVVLGGAALAQNPFTIRADISGPGVYLDGSIKTINPGAHIFVDIYATNGPGGIERTALSMPFTFSGSGGVAHAIFGDTSLYPQPVFKAYWDLFSLGHVESWDGNLPNMYCYVGVGVSHGFPINSGEIKMLSIDIVINDTLGNLCIDSGGNQDIVYSWLFDDPVPGFTKTCWPVKNNPNQAPTFTNCIRSLSGSHGHLMTYTFQAADLENDTIKYQIVSGPGTIDSLSGLWSYVPHCSEVGQTISLDIAATDRFHSATGPMTEHCTPDINVYNSAPVISGPCGATLQAGGYTAQANFIVNDSNPGDIFNWEIADVNPSPAGTYFIDSTGHLSFTPQLPADQGIDFDFTVRVSDCAGDSSSCEVTFAVTDRLPFGINIGFLEVMHQGRNVQVPVIKNSGTEEIWGFDFLIAYNALALSFSGAEPGVLYQNPGPYEWEYFSARFGPSVNCGDNCPSGLIRVAGIADMNDGIHHPLTKLVPDNTVIFNMNFMVSESPVWECMYLPIQFYWADCGDNLLAFRNRGDTLAFNIGTALSSRVFDFDGEITNPQGTFPTYTGALNECLQGGTSGPPPLRFIDFHNGGIGIICPDSTVTVGDINLNGIAYEVADAVIFTNFFIYGRQALAINPEMQAAQSDINLDGEALTLEDYVYMLRIIFGTMSPGAPIDPAFTGTLTFVETDSSIIVRSKFDLPVGAVHLCFYAPELQNYDIGGDVKSALSHDSLKVLLTDSIGTAERTLFEIACKGPLPELAYCAAAGYFGEKVTVAKLFEHPTDIPVTGDSPLPISFALEQNRPNPFNPVTEIRFALPTRTDWRLDIYNIAGQKVQGFSGSDGAGYKTIRWDGTDDNGTTLPTGIYFYRLTAGDFTASKKMLLLK
- a CDS encoding hypothetical protein (Evidence 5 : Unknown function), with the protein product MNSLKLMGILISLMLLGGTVFGQGEIVIRADISGVGAYTHDGVKYISPNIPFSIDIYASCGVSQFSRNVWSSPFTINEEDGASKVYFGNPDEFPRNDFLSYWDNFYTSYTESWDSILPNMYCFVGIATFAGLPSETGEFRALSISLTVPDTIGTICIDSGGNENYVYGWLFEDPVPSFTKQCWTIRNNPNRSPIFDNCPSSIVGEAGQLMTYDVVALDWENDTVLYSIASGPGTIDSLTGRWTYSPECSDFGKSLALDIAATDRFHSLTGSEVEHCLSNLIIGNSAPEISRGCDTEVIAGDYPSHAYFAAGDPDSGDHLSWSITAVDPVPSGPYRIDSLGILTYQAQLPEDQGKIINFTARVTDCGGLFDECSVRFNVAEVVPFAFEIGKLEKVLQGHHAIVPVIKVKGSEELWAFHFRIAFDLVALSLSSATPGVIFESPGPYEWEYFSYTYNPAPRCLSCPPGAVSVVGYASSSLTPPPSRVEIPDGTILFSVDFNVTNDRIWECQTLPLRFFWDDCMDNAILMRRHSDTSGRFVESAISSRVFDQSREITNLYDSFPTFNGAPQFCLDDSVWGFSTIRYVDFIDGQIDIICADTIDSRGDINLNGISNEIADLITFANWFLQGMSAFTINREGQIAATDINADGIVLTIEDYTYLDRIIDGVIPPFPKQNSSSSGSLNLVLGDTSLTVYGKFDIPIGAIFLNLHAPNLGSYQIIPGDGIDLMGYNLADDSLRILVDDSIGTEEQKLLEIVFSGTAPQLSYSLAAGYLGEVINLDVVNDYPTGLDEGSALSLPRAFALYQNYPNPFNPATDIRFALPIRTDWELGIYSIVGQKVRAFSGSDGAGYKIVRWDGTDNSGRILPTGIYFYRLTAGDFTASKKMLLLK
- a CDS encoding hypothetical protein (Evidence 5 : Unknown function): MTNHDNHTDLVPIAVSRGMETAGLIAGAAIAAGPNVNCPDCGVTLIRLGGCFSCPVCGFGSCG